One genomic segment of Sander lucioperca isolate FBNREF2018 chromosome 10, SLUC_FBN_1.2, whole genome shotgun sequence includes these proteins:
- the zbtb32 gene encoding zinc finger and BTB domain-containing protein 16-A → MIRINNTQYFHFLQQADALRRSGSLCDAIISVKSQTFRAHRLVLACASRRLAQQLAQADIDSPVHCTLEYLSPHTFQQVLDFTYTQTLEVSVHDLHLLLRAAQLLEMQPLEDQCRKQLGNLHYRAREEGKMREIICVKDEEEECGENDQKRKESPVQEEKLKETPSPVEEASDYIVMENLSPSDPDKNSNSQPSPRKKPKLPPVSATSHNRDSVFTRPASSSSSFSSPWTNMWSSVSTLRRLANYSSLIATHPLQSPNQSSVAYPFSLSTPHMFPLLGSHFQTPVHSSVMGYSGFYPHYTQKLYTRSTGMRNIIKQGLLKRKKNSQRAFTGTVQTSEQSYHEVPKASRERVKDCKHCSTSLRVDPVLRESASTLPGDACAGCRFCGRGDVVQHEPQSNRPDHRGDKPYQCQHCPKKFSLKHQLDTHIRVHTGEKPFECRLCGQRSRDYSAMIKHLRTHGGATPYQCTVCLEFCNSLAAMQRHVKSHAVQDFPPDWSINNTYLYNSHM, encoded by the exons TGCTAGCAGAAGACTCGCGCAGCAGCTAGCCCAGGCAGACATAGACAGCCCAGTCCACTGCACTCTGGAGTATTTATCACCCCACACCTTCCAGCAAGTTCTGGACTTCACCTACACACAGACTCTTGAAGTGTCTGTGCATGACCTGCACCTGCTGCTTAGAGCTGCTCAGTTGTTGGAGATGCAGCCGCTGGAGGACCAGTGCCGGAAGCAGCTGGGCAATCTCCACTACAGAGCCAGAGAGGAGGGCAAAATGAGAGAAATCATATGTGTCaaagacgaagaagaagaatgtgGAGAGAACGATCAAAAGCGAAAGGAAAGTCCAGTTCAGGAGGAGAAACTGAAAGAGACGCCTTCCCCAGTGGAGGAGGCAAGCGACTACATTGTCATGGAAAACCTCTCGCCCTCTGATCCTGATAAGAACTCCAACAGTCAGCCATCCCCAAGAAAGAAGCCCAAACTCCCCCCTGTGTCAGCAACATCCCATAACAGAGACAGTGTTTTCACCAGGCCTGCCAGCAGCAgttcctctttctcttctccctGGACAAACATGTGGAGCTCTGTGAGCACCCTGAGGCGGTTAGCGAACTATTCAAGCTTAATTGCAACTCACCCCCTTCAGTCCCCAAACCAGTCCTCTGTAGCATACCCATTCTCCCTCTCCACCCCTCACATGTTCCCTCTTCTCGGCTCTCATTTTCAAACCCCTGTTCACAGCTCTGTAATGGGTTACTCAGGCTTTTATCCACATTACACACAAAAGCTTTACACCAGGTCTACAGGGATGAGGAACATAATCAAGCAAGGcctgttaaaaagaaaaaaaaacagccagagAGCATTTACTGGGACCGTTCAAACCAGTGAGCAAAG TTACCATGAGGTACCCAAAgccagcagagagagagttAAAGACTGCAAACACTGCAGTACAAGCCTCCGTGTTGATCCAGTGCTGCGGGAGTCAGCCTCCACACTACCAG GTGATGCCTGTGCAGGGTGTCGATTCTGTGGAAGAGGAGATGTAGTTCAGCATGAACCACAATCCAATCGACCAGACCACAGAGGTGATAAACCCTACCAGTGCCAACACTGTCCCAAGAAGTTTAGTCTGAAACATCAACTCGACACACACATCCGTGTTCACACTG GAGAGAAACCCTTTGAGTGTCGTCTCTGTGGGCAGCGCTCACGGGACTACTCAGCCATGATCAAGCACCTGCGCACTCACGGCGGGGCCACACCCTACCAGTGCACAGTGTGCCTGGAGTTCTGCAATAGCCTGGCCGCCATGCAGAGACACGTCAAGAGCCACGCAGTGCAGGACTTCCCTCCTGACTGGAGCATCAACAACACCTATCTGTACAACTCACACATGTGA